In Xenopus tropicalis strain Nigerian chromosome 5, UCB_Xtro_10.0, whole genome shotgun sequence, one genomic interval encodes:
- the LOC100493872 gene encoding alpha-1,4-N-acetylglucosaminyltransferase: MVIKFTEGPSIRKPTDSSSYNSIMKAVLRLILIFFILVCFGLFYKIHMTLPLNHQNDPAIKPFLFPNIKVPANEIPINEATNNLRPEEILHQGNGIFFVETTDRMEPPYVTLCAVESAARIYPNRPIAFFMKGLPEDRDGDKAKYRIRTLSSYDNIYLFPLRLEEVFYDTPLLSWYRKVKPEHESYWTDVTSDASRLALIWKYGGIYMDNDIISVRPVPLKNFVAAESNDVYSNSIFGCVPHHMFSWRSMEDFVQNYNGSILGHQGPALFARILKKVFCVLRGFKYTEDVRCGNMTLTNPDRFYPIPESSWKKYYEVVDQFRPFSSSYAVHLFENSNQGKYNMVPGSKTLVDRLYEQYCPYTYVTVLMKDRSSH; encoded by the exons ATGGTGATAAAATTTACGGAAGGACCCAGTATCCGAAAACCTACAG aTTCATCATCTTATAACTCTATAATGAAAGCAGTTTTAAGGCTCATTTTAATCTTCTTTATTCTGGTGTGTTTTGGTCTCTTCTATAAGATCCATATGACTTTGCCCTTGAATCATCAAAATGACCCTGCTATTAAGCCTTTTTTGTTTCCAAACATTAAAGTACCAGCCAATGAAATACCAATCAATGAAGCAACAAACAATCTAAGACCAGAAGAAATTCTTCACCAAGGAAATGGTATATTTTTTGTAGAGACCACTGATAGGATGGAGCCCCCATATGTAACTTTGTGTGCAGTAGAGTCTGCAGCTCGGATCTACCCCAACAGACCAATTGCTTTCTTTATGAAGGGTTTACCTGAAGATCGAGATGGAGACAAGGCAAAATACAGAATCCGGACACTTTCATCTTATGATAATATCTACCTTTTCCCTTTGAGACTGGAGGAAGTATTTTATGATACTCCACTTTTATCCTGGTACAGAAAG GTAAAACCTGAACATGAATCCTACTGGACAGATGTAACTTCAGATGCCAGCAGGTTGGCATTGATTTGGAAATATGGTGGCATTTACATGGACAATGACATCATCTCAGTAAGACCTGTTCCACTTAAAAATTTTGTGGCTGCAGAGAGTAATGATGTTTACAGCAATTCTATTTTTGGATGTGTCCCACATCATATGTTCAGCTGGAGGAGCATGGAAGACTTTGTTCAGAACTATAATGGATCTATTTTGGGTCATCAAGGCCCAGCCCTTTTTGCTCGCATTCTTAAAAAGGTTTTTTGTGTGTTACGTGGATTTAAGTATACAGAAGATGTTAGGTGTGGAAATATGACATTAACAAACCCTGATCGTTTCTATCCAATACCAGAATCGTCTTGGAAGAAGTATTATGAAGTAGTAGATCAGTTTCGACCTTTTTCAAGCTCCTATGCTGTGCATCTCTTTGAGAATTCCAATCAAGGGAAATATAATATGGTTCCTGGAAGTAAAACGTTGGTGGATCGCCTTTATGAGCAGTACTGCCCCTATACCTATGTTACTGTTTTAATGAAAGATCGTAGCTCTCATTAG